Proteins encoded by one window of Yersinia massiliensis:
- a CDS encoding CS1 type fimbrial major subunit yields the protein MMKKTLLSIISMAALLSVTTTHAAPFEKNITVEAKIIDVIKLTKANGTKLDNIKLDYDYTKNDGSYTNTTGIKIIVTNADPKVKIKLAEDFKLVDSTDNTKEFTDHSITLNGDDITTGDGSFNLAAKQFAGDLTITAKQPAVAAGTYSGTLKLVLESEA from the coding sequence ATGATGAAAAAAACACTACTATCCATTATATCCATGGCCGCATTGCTTAGCGTAACAACGACTCATGCCGCTCCTTTTGAAAAAAACATTACTGTTGAAGCTAAAATTATTGATGTAATAAAATTAACGAAAGCTAATGGCACAAAGCTTGATAATATAAAACTGGACTATGACTATACCAAAAATGATGGCTCTTATACAAACACCACAGGTATTAAAATAATAGTTACCAATGCAGACCCTAAAGTCAAAATTAAACTTGCAGAAGATTTTAAGCTAGTTGACTCAACCGATAATACTAAAGAATTTACTGACCACAGCATCACACTTAATGGTGACGATATTACTACCGGTGATGGCTCTTTTAACCTAGCAGCGAAGCAGTTTGCAGGTGATTTAACCATAACTGCCAAGCAACCGGCCGTAGCAGCAGGGACTTATTCCGGAACGCTCAAATTGGTGCTTGAATCAGAAGCTTAA